A region of Schistosoma mansoni strain Puerto Rico chromosome 1, complete genome DNA encodes the following proteins:
- a CDS encoding putative leucine-rich repeat-containing protein, producing the protein MDGKPLNLDYPLTSDQLLVDHGTAMLHEIINELCGSSSINRLEIDEPRKFGHFLQNIENQEKEMIASFNEFDSNEHAKFGNSMCSGKNPSTEFLYLGELLKALEKAGLKYEDYLNTMDDLKNNNEPEEDNQENMELDEYILEATSDPSNKSYNKDILGVHQNTFPVKPSIVSGNGNIVVDNQSKVEIVHQRLSKEIMKYEKANESQVNDSISPDMLPDFDSEEAYVNFIIYSRSLLNIEQINLTTRYFHDEYKIRPQSAVERHSNSGKLCDRTKLLERNLGYYFGLPDETGTSHWGDGCECGSCLQEKTETVVANTENYSRCKVEEVGKPSVVEVSVDAAKFTVPTKPTEDDKASRPGTSSSLTLQLAYGNDASCHSSSLALSDLKELGTQSMTSQCPVAAIGPSTFQNVCDEVDSRSVVEVSSVTGNHNVLTEQTGEKAVSSLDPLAATTTALFDVNDSTNELTSMTSCAARKSHENPDNDVSSIPEILSGSENCDSNFSRLNNSSQIKQSEKSTQTTNLIEYIHKQIINLNSHNTNVETEPSVFMRELSCQFLTINECDLKSNDLKGITQLNNLEFLDASRNHLNGVNLGEMNLSKLTILNLAYNKMTKLSDIMGCFPNLLMLDISSNYITTLDIQKLVISFPKLYQLMASSNLITCIQIKSSTTKWTNENLNLLDLSDNEITVIDQDSIPLTNITRLQLSSNILNKPFQTGFYGVILQELILDHNNLTSINWLGDSWLPNLIYLNVSHNRITDLPILPFPLLQKLIISHNLINEIESLFKGTKFLPRNCMLDIRCNPCTLGLNFMETIKEEFPNTITTSNQDSESTMTIFQNHEFQTTVFSGSICQCSQCIRLRISCEQYHKEYQKCANCLNLAFKRINDAVTNNELLCLNKPISNGHVTCHLNSNDNLHLENQPVQFNNQNILLNIFSKENQCSLMYHYIGLIKEITILKRKQTELLKLFFNEMNNKVLMNDTKNGFQHIFPTKEIIQHLELYKNSSN; encoded by the exons TTATGTGGTTCGTCATCTATCAATAGGTTGGAAATAGACGAACCTAGAAAATTTGGACATTTTCTTCAAAACATCGAAAATCAAGAAAAAGAAATGATCGCTTCTTTTAATGAGTTTGATTCAAATGAGCATGCAAAATTTGGAAATTCAATGTGTTCTGGAAAAAATCCTTCAACAGAGTTTTTGTATCTTGGGGAACTGTTAAAGGCATTAGAAAAGGCTGGCTTGAAGTACGAAGATTATTTAAAC ACTATGGATGATTTGAAAAACAACAATGAACCTGAAGAAGATAATCAAGAAAATATGGAGTTGGACGAATATATTTTAGAAGCAACCTCCGATCCCTCTAATAAGTCATACAACAAAGATATTCTGGGAGTTCACCAAAATACATTCCCAGTAAAACCATCTATTGTGTCAG GTAATGGGAACATAGTTGTAGACAATCAATCAAAAGTCGAAATTGTGCATCAACGATTGAGTAAAGAAATCATGAAGTATGAAAAAGCT AATGAAAGTCAAGTTAATGATTCAATAAGTCCAGACATGCTTCCTGATTTCGACTCTGAAGAAGCATATGTTAAT TTTATAATTTATTCCAGATCTTTGTTAAATATTGAACAAATAAATCTAACCACAAGATATTTTCATGATGAATATAAAATAAGACCTCAATCTGCTGTTGAGCGGCATTCAAATTCTGGAAAACTTTGTGATAGAACCAAGTTACTTGAAAGAAATCTCGGTTATTATTTTGGTTTACCTGATGAGACGGGAACAAGTCATTGGGGCGATGGTTGTGAATGTG GCAGTTGTTTACAGGAAAAAACTGAAACAGTTGTCGCTAATACAGAAAACTATTCAAGGTGTAAAGTCGAAGAGGTTGG TAAGCCATCGGTTGTTGAAGTTTCTGTTGATGCTGCTAAATTCACTGTCCCAACTAAACCGACTGAAGATGATAAGGCTTCTCGTCCTGGTACCTCAAGTTCTTTGACACTCCAGCTAGCCTATGGTAATGATGCATCATGTCACTCATCGTCTCTGGCGTTAAGCGATTTAAAAGAGTTGGGCACGCAGTCTATGACTAGTCAGTGTCCGGTTGCGGCGATTGGCCCATCTACATTTCAAAATGTTTGTGATGAAGTTGATAG CAGGTCAGTTGTGGAAGTATCTAGTGTTACGGGCAATCACAATGTTCTAACTGAGCAAACTGGTGAGAAAGCAGTTTCTTCTCTTGATCCTCTGGCTGCAACAACAACAGCGTTGTTTGATGTCAATGATTCAACCAATGAATTAACATCTATGACATCTTGTGCTGCTCGAAAGTCGCATGAAAATCCAGATAATGATGTCAGTTCAATTCCGGAGATCTTATCTGGATCAGAAAATTGCGACAGTAACTTTTCGAG GTTGAACAATTCTTCACAGATTAAACAAAGTGAAAAATCAACACAAACAACTAATCTGATCGAATATATTCACAaacaaattattaatttaaattcaCATAATACTAATGTTGAAACAGAACCATCTGTTTTCATGCGGGAATTAAGCTGTCAG TTCCTCACAATAAATGAATGTGATCTAAAATCAAATGATCTTAAAGGAATAACTCAACTGAATAATCTGGAATTTTTAGATGCAAGC AGAAACCATCTTAATGGTGTGAATCTAGGTGAAATGAATTTATCCAAGTTAACTATATTGAATTTGGCTTATAACAAAATGACAAAACTTTCAGATATAATGGGATGTTTTCCTAACCTTTTAATGTTAGATATTTCATCGAATTATATTACAACTTTGG ATATACAAAAGTTAGTCATTTCATTTCCTAAACTCTACCAGCTTATGGCATCAAGTAATCTTATCACATGTATACAAATAAAATCTTCAACAACGAAGTGGACTAATGAAAATCTTAATTTGTTAGATTTATCCGataatgaaataactgttaTTGATCAAGACTCAATACCTCTTACAAATATCACTCGGTTACAATTATCAtcaaatatattaaataaa CCATTTCAAACAGGATTTTATGGAGTTATATTACAAGAACTGATCTTAGATCATAACAATTTAACATCAATAAATTGGTTAGGTGATAGTTGGTTACCaaatcttatttatttgaatgtaaGCCATAACAG gATAACTGATTTACCTATATTGCCGTTTCCATTGCTGCAAAAGCTTATAATTAGTCATAATTTGATAAATG AAATTGAGTCTCTCTTCAAAGGAACTAAATTTTTACCGCGTAACTGTATGTTAGATATCCGATGTAATCCTTGTACATTAGGTTTGAATTTTAT GGAAACTATCAAAGAAGAGTTTCCAAACACAATAACCACTTCTAATCAAGATAGTGAGTCAACAATGACAATATTTCAAAATCATGAATTTCAAACTACTGTTTTTAGTGGAAGTATTTGTCAATGTTCCCAGTGTATTCGTTTGAGAATATCATGTGAACAATACCATAAAGAATATCAAAAATGCGCAAACTGTTTGAACTTAGCATTTAA ACGTATCAACGATGCAGTTACGAATAATGAATTGCTGTGTCTTAATAAGCCGATTTCAAATGGTCATGTGACATGTCATTTAAATTCGAACGATAATCTTCACTTGGAAAATCAGCCTGTTCaatttaataatcaaaatatcctactcaatattttttcaaaagaaaatcAATGCTCACTAATGTATCACTATATTGGCCTAATTAAAGAGATAACCATATTGAAGAGAAAACAAACTGAGTTACTGAAGTTattttttaatgaaatgaataataaagtaTTAATGAATGATACGAAAAATGGTTTTCAACATATATTTCCTACCAAAGAAATCATCCAACATCTTGAATTGTACAAGAATTCTTCGAATTAG